The Streptomyces sp. 11x1 genomic sequence TGCTCGCGGCGCTCGCCGGCGCCGACTACCTGCTCCACCTGCACGCTCCGTCCGGCGTCGCCGCCAAGCTGTACCTGGTCTCCGTACTGCTCGCGATCCCGCTGGTCCGCGGCCTGTTCATGCTGCGGACACCAAAGGGCGAGGAACTGCCGGGCCTGCCGGTGACCGAGACCGACGAGCCCGAACTGTGGCGGACCGTAAGGGAGTTGGCCGACCAGGTCGGTACCCGGGCGCCCTCCCGGATCGTCCTGACGGCCGACGTGAACGCCGCGGTCACCGAGGACGCCCGGCTGCTCGGCCTGCTGCCCGGCCCGCGCCGCCTCTACCTCGGCGTACCGCTGCTCCAGGGCCTGACCGAGGCGCAGCTGCGCGCGGTCCTCGCCCACGAGCTGGGCCACTACTCGAACTCCGACACCCGGCTCGCGGCCCTCACCGTGCGCGGCCGCGCCCAGGTGCTGCGCACCGTCCGGCACTTCGAGGAGCGGGCCGACAAGACCGCCGGACGCGAACGGGCCCGGCAGGAGAAGAAGAACGCCAAGGCCGCGGCCAAGGGGAAGAAGACCAGGGAGATCGACACCCGGCACGCGGGCGTCACGTACCGCGTGATGGCGAAGATCTACATCGGCTACGCCAAGCTGTACATCCGCGCCACGCTCGCCGGCTCCCGCCGCCAGGAGTACGCCGCCGACCTCGCGTCCGTCCGTGTCGCCGGCCGGGACGCCACCGCGTCGGCGCTGCGCGAGATACCGGCCCTGGACGCGGCGTACGACTTCTACATGAACAGCTACGCCACGCTCGGCGCCGAGGCCCGGCTGATGCCGCCGCGCGGCGAGTTCTTCGGCGGCTACGGCCGGATGCTCTCCGCCCGCCAGCTCGAACTGGTCGGCCTGCGCACCGACCTGCCCACCGAGCCGGCCTCCCCCTACGACTCGCACCCGCCCATCGCCGACCGCGTCGAGCGGATCGAGGCGCTGCCCGCCGACAGCCGCGCGGACGAGGCCCGGGGCGCGGCACTCGGCCTGCTCGCCGACCCGGACCGGACCCTCGCGGCGCTGGAGGACGCGGTCCTCACCGAGGACGTGCTGCGGTTCGGTCGCACCGCCGGCTGGCAGGAACTGCTCGACGGGTCGATGGTCGCGAACTTCGCCTGCCTCGACACCCCGCTGCACCGGGCGCTCGCCATGTACACCAAGGAACGCCCGACGCCGGCCGCGCTGCTCAAGGTGATCGACGACGGTCAGCTGTGGCAGCTGGCGCGGCGGCTGCCCCTCTCGGACCAGGCGGCCGAGGCGCAGGGGCGGGCCTTCCGTGAATTCGTACGGCCCGCGCTGGCCGACGCGCTGCAGGGCATGGTGCTGGCCGAGCTGAGCGCGCACTCCCGGCTGAGCTGGGACTTCTCCTGGTCGGAACCGGCCTCGGTACGACTGGCGCCCGCCCCGGACGGCACGCAGACCGACCTCGGCGCCGCGATCGAGGCGGCCGTCGCCGACCACCCCGACACCCGCCCGCTGCGCACACTGCTGCCCACCCCCCAGGGCCCCGCCGCCCGAGAAACGGACGCACCGCGATGACCGTACTGCTGTGGATACTGGCCGTCCTGGCGGTACCGACCCTGCTCTTCGGGCTCTGGATCGCCGGGGTGTTCCTCAAGGAGTTCTTCCGCGCCGGCGGCGACGTCGACCCGGACGTCGCGGAAAAGATGGGGCTGCTGCCGGCCGAACGGCAGAACACCGAGTTCGCCGGCCCGCTCCCGGCCGGGGTGGACTCGGCGCTCGCCGCCGTCCGCGGCGGGGACTGGAAGGCGGCCGCCAAGCTGATGCACGACACCGGCCGGGACTGGGAGCGCCGCTCCTTGGCCGCGTATCTGCTGGGCGAGATCGCGGCCAAGGAGGACGACTGGCTGCTCGCGTGGGAGGCGGACCGTCCCGACGCCCCCGACGCCGCCGTCGTCCGCGCCCGGAGCACGGTCATCCTGGCCTGGGACCTGCGCGGCGGGAAGCGGGCCAAGTACACGACCGGTGAGCAGTTCCAGGGCTTCCACCGGATGCTGGAACGTTCCCGCGAGGAGATCGGCCGGGCGGCGGCGCTCAACCCCGACGACCCGACGCCGTTCATCACCGAGATCTGGGTCGCACTCGGGCTCGGCTACCCGCACTCCGAGATGGACCGGCTCTGGTCGGAGATCACGGCTCGCGCCCCGCACCACTACGAGGCCCACTTCTCGGCGCTCCAGTACTGGTGCGCGAAGTGGCGGGGCTCGGAGAAGCTGGCGACGGAGTTCGCCGAGCGCGCGGCGGCCCGGGCACCGCTGGGCAGCCTGCTCACCGCGTTCCCTCTGATCGCGCACTTCGAGCACGACACGTCGGACGACGCGGAGGCGGACCGTACCCCGAGGATGATCGGCCGCGTGGACGCCGGTCTCACGGACGCGGCCGCGGCCGACCCGACGCACCCCCGTCTGCCGGAGCTGAGGCACCTCCTCGCGTACTACCTCTCCCTCCAGGACCGCGACGACGCCGCGCTCGAACAGTTCAGGCTGGTCGACGGGTACGTCAACGCACTGCCGTGGCGCTACCAGGGCGACGACGAGGCGATGGCCGCGCACTACTGCATGATGCGCAACGCGGCGGCGGTGGCGGTGGCGGCGGCGTCCTCGACGGACTGACCGGACGGGCTCGCGGCTCAGGGCTCAGGGGGCGGGGCTCACGGATGCTGGGCTCAGGGCTCAGGAATGCGGGCGGCACCCGGAACGTTCTCCAGGTACCGCCGGCTCGTCACGAGCCACGAAACCACAGCCCACCCCAGCGATCCGCCTCACAGTCCCAAGGAGTAGGAGCCCCGATGCTCTTCGGCCGCACGCCCCAGCTGCCCACCCCCGAGCAGGCTCTGCGTGGACGCGCCGAGCTGCCGTTCACCGTGCCCGACCGCCACACCGTGCTCGGCACCCCGCTCCTCGGCCCCTACCCGGAGGGGTACGAGGTCGCCGACTTCGGCCTCGGCTGCTTCTGGGGCGCCGAGCGCAAGTTCTGGCAGCTCCCGGCGGGCGTGTGGACGACCCTCGTCGGCTACCAGGGCGGCTCCACGGAGAACCCGACGTACGAAGAGGTCTGCTCGGGCCTGACCGGCCACACCGAGGCCGTCCGGGTCGTGTACGACCCCGCGCTGATCTCCTACGAGCGCCTGCTGCAGGTGTTCTGGGAGTCCCACAACCCGACGCAGGGCTACCGTCAGGGCAACGACGTCGGCACGCAGTACCGCTCCGCCGTCTACACCCACACCCCGGCCCAGGCCGCCGCGGCCGAGGCCTCCCGCGAGGCCTACCAGAAGGTCCTCACCGCCGCGGGCCACGGTGACATCACCACCGAGATCCTCCCGGCGGAGGGCCGCACCTTCTACCCGGCCGAGGCGTATCACCAGCAGTACCTCGACAAGAACCCGGCGGGTTACTGCGGCATCGGCGGGACGGGCGTGTCCTGCCCGATCGGGGTGGCGAAGGCCGAGGGCTGAGGCCGCGGCGCCGGGGCGCGCGTCGTCGTCCGCCTCGCTCCCGTCAGGTGCCCGCCCGGGTCACCTGACGGTGAAGCCGGCCGCCTCGCGGTCCAGGGTCGTGGTGCCGTCCTCGGCGGTGGCCAGGACGGCGACGTGCCAGGCGCCGCGCGGGGAGGACTCCGCATCGGAGGCGGTGACCTTGACGCTGTACGTGCAGTGCACGGTGTCCTCCCCGGAGGGCTCGCAGACCGCCCGGTCCACCTCGGCCATGTCCTCGGCGGTCAGCTCGTCCTCGGCGAAGGACGAGTCCTGCGGCCAGGCCAGCACCTGCACACTCCTGACGCCGGAGGGGGCCGTGACGTCGGTGGCGAAGGTCAGCGAGCCGTCGCGGTCGCCGTCGGGAGCGGTGTAGCGGGCGGTGCTGTGCGCCGGCCCCACCGACTCGTCCCCGGCGTAGGCAAGAGTGAGTGCACCGGCGCCGCCGAGAACGACGACACCGGCGGCCACGGACAGAGCGATACGTCGGGACATGAAGATCTCCGTAAGAGTCCGAGCTAGCTGCAATGGGCCGGCGCGTTCACCGCGCCGCGTCACCGATACTCGCCGCGCGGACCCTTGCCGGATATCAGCGCACCTACTCAACTCGGCCTGAGTAGGCCTGTATTGCTTCCTCCCCGACAGGCATCACCGTGGTCTCAGGATCCGGCCCTGTCTGATCTTGCCGTGGCTGGTGTGATCACGGCGTCGGGGCCTTCGTGGAGAGGTCCGTTCACGGGGCTGAGCCCGCAGCAGTTCAACAAGCTGATCGCCGCGCGCACCAACCTCACCCTGCTCCAGATCGCCCGCGTCTTCGGCGTTTCGAAGTCGGCGGCCGACCGGATCGTCGACCACCTCGGACCGGCTCTCGCCCTCCGGCTCCGGCGACGGTTCCGCAAGAACAGCGTGCTCATCGTGGACGGCACGCTGGTCCCCACCCGCGACCGGACCGTGGCCGCCTCCAGCAAGAACTACCGCTGCTCCACCAACCACCAGGCCATAACGACTGCCGGGCCTGGGAAGAGTCCGGCGCGAAGACCGCCGTCGGCACCACCCTCGCAGTGATCGCCGACGGCGGCTACCGGGGCACCGGCCTGACCATCCCGCACCACCGTCGGCACAAGGACGAGGACCTGCCGGCCTGGAAAGAGGAACGCAACGCCTCCCACCGCAAGGTCCGTGCCCGCGTCGAGCACACCTTCGCCGCATGAAATGCTGGAAGATCCTTCGCGACTGCCGCCTCTCAGCAGCCCGCCAATAGCCCCAACCACCCC encodes the following:
- a CDS encoding M48 family metalloprotease — encoded protein: MGATLRALRALVLLAGFYLLGVILLAALAGADYLLHLHAPSGVAAKLYLVSVLLAIPLVRGLFMLRTPKGEELPGLPVTETDEPELWRTVRELADQVGTRAPSRIVLTADVNAAVTEDARLLGLLPGPRRLYLGVPLLQGLTEAQLRAVLAHELGHYSNSDTRLAALTVRGRAQVLRTVRHFEERADKTAGRERARQEKKNAKAAAKGKKTREIDTRHAGVTYRVMAKIYIGYAKLYIRATLAGSRRQEYAADLASVRVAGRDATASALREIPALDAAYDFYMNSYATLGAEARLMPPRGEFFGGYGRMLSARQLELVGLRTDLPTEPASPYDSHPPIADRVERIEALPADSRADEARGAALGLLADPDRTLAALEDAVLTEDVLRFGRTAGWQELLDGSMVANFACLDTPLHRALAMYTKERPTPAALLKVIDDGQLWQLARRLPLSDQAAEAQGRAFREFVRPALADALQGMVLAELSAHSRLSWDFSWSEPASVRLAPAPDGTQTDLGAAIEAAVADHPDTRPLRTLLPTPQGPAARETDAPR
- a CDS encoding DUF5707 domain-containing protein yields the protein MSRRIALSVAAGVVVLGGAGALTLAYAGDESVGPAHSTARYTAPDGDRDGSLTFATDVTAPSGVRSVQVLAWPQDSSFAEDELTAEDMAEVDRAVCEPSGEDTVHCTYSVKVTASDAESSPRGAWHVAVLATAEDGTTTLDREAAGFTVR
- the msrA gene encoding peptide-methionine (S)-S-oxide reductase MsrA, which translates into the protein MLFGRTPQLPTPEQALRGRAELPFTVPDRHTVLGTPLLGPYPEGYEVADFGLGCFWGAERKFWQLPAGVWTTLVGYQGGSTENPTYEEVCSGLTGHTEAVRVVYDPALISYERLLQVFWESHNPTQGYRQGNDVGTQYRSAVYTHTPAQAAAAEASREAYQKVLTAAGHGDITTEILPAEGRTFYPAEAYHQQYLDKNPAGYCGIGGTGVSCPIGVAKAEG